A DNA window from Falco naumanni isolate bFalNau1 chromosome Z, bFalNau1.pat, whole genome shotgun sequence contains the following coding sequences:
- the TRAPPC13 gene encoding trafficking protein particle complex subunit 13 isoform X4, with the protein MDVNQPKQEHLLALKVMRLTKPTLFTNIPVTCEERDLPGNIFYQLMKDDPSTVKGAETLMLGEMLTLPQNFGNIFLGETFSSYISVHNDSNQVVKDILVKADLQTSSQRLNLSASSAAVAELKPDCCIDDVIHHEVKEIGTHILVCAVSYTTQTGEKMYFRKFFKFQVLKPLDVKTKFYNAETDEVFLEAQIQNITTSPMFMEKVSLEPSMMYNVAELNTVDTAGESESTFGSRTYLQPMDTRQYLYCLKPKQEFAEKAGVIKGVTVIGKLDIVWKTNLGERGRLQTSQLQRMAPGYGDVRLSLETIPDTVNLEEPFNITCKITNCSERTMDLVLEMCNTNSIHWCGVSGRQLGKLHPSSSLHLALTLLSLVQGLQSVSGLRLTDTFLKRTYEYDDIAQVCVVSSEVKQS; encoded by the exons ATGGACGTTAACCAGCCCAAGCAGGAGCACTTATTGGCCCTGAAAG tgatgaGGCTAACCAAACCTACTTTATTTACTAATATTCCAGTGACTTGTGAAGAAAGAGATTTGCCAG GTAATATATTTTATCAGCTCATGAAAGATGATCCTTCTACTGTAAAGGGAGCAGAAACTTTGATGCTGGGAGAAATGCTGACTTTGCCTCAAAATTTTGG aaatatatttctggGAGAGACATTTTCTAGTTACATTAGTGTACATAATGATAGTAATCAAGTTGTCAAGGACATACTGGTGAAG GCTGATCTTCAGACAAGTTCTCAGCGCTTGAACCTTTCAGCTTCTAGTGCTGCGGTGGCAGAACTTAAACCTGACTGTTGCATTGATGATGTGATCCATCACGAAGTAAAGGAGATAGGGACACACAT cCTGGTTTGTGCAGTAAGTTACACTACGCAGACAGGAGAGAAGATGTACTTCAGGAAGTTCTTCAAATTTCAG GTTCTTAAACCACTAGATGTGAAAACCAAATTCTACAATGCTGAG acagatGAAGTATTTCTGGAAGCTCAGATTCAGAATATCACTACCTCTCCCATGTTCATGGAGAAGGTTTCTTTAGAGCCATCTATGATGTACAATGTTGCAGAGCTGAACACGGTTGACACAGCTGGGGAAAG tgagTCTACTTTTGGCTCAAGGACCTATTTACAACCTATGGATACACGCCAATACTTATACTGCctaaaaccaaagcaagaaTTTGCAGAGAAAGCTGGAGTAATAAAAGGTGTAACAGTGATTGGTAAACTAGACATTGTTTGGAAGACTAACTTGGGTGAACGAGGAAGGCTGCAAACTAGCCAGCTCCAACGGATG GCTCCTGGTTATGGCGATGTAAGGCTTTCTTTGGAGACAATACCAGACACTGTAAATTTGGAAGAACCTTTCAACATTACATGTAAAATAACAAACTGCAG TGAAAGAACTATGGATCTGGTTTTAGAAATGTGCAATACTAATTCCATCCACTGGTGTGGAGTTTCAGGAAGGCAACTTGGAAAGCTGCACCCAAGTTCATCCCTCCATCTTGCACTTACATTGTTGTCTTTAGTGCAGGGACTGCAA AGTGTCTCTGGCTTAAGACTTACAGACACATTTTTGAAGAGAACATATGAGTATGATGATATTGCACAAGTCTGTGTAGTTTCTTCAGAAGTcaaacaaagctga
- the TRAPPC13 gene encoding trafficking protein particle complex subunit 13 isoform X3, translating to MDVNQPKQEHLLALKVMRLTKPTLFTNIPVTCEERDLPGNIFYQLMKDDPSTVKGAETLMLGEMLTLPQNFGNIFLGETFSSYISVHNDSNQVVKDILVKADLQTSSQRLNLSASSAAVAELKPDCCIDDVIHHEVKEIGTHILVCAVSYTTQTGEKMYFRKFFKFQVLKPLDVKTKFYNAETDEVFLEAQIQNITTSPMFMEKVSLEPSMMYNVAELNTVDTAGESESTFGSRTYLQPMDTRQYLYCLKPKQEFAEKAGVIKGVTVIGKLDIVWKTNLGERGRLQTSQLQRMAPGYGDVRLSLETIPDTVNLEEPFNITCKITNCSSERTMDLVLEMCNTNSIHWCGVSGRQLGKLHPSSSLHLALTLLSLVQGLQSVSGLRLTDTFLKRTYEYDDIAQVCVVSSEVKQS from the exons ATGGACGTTAACCAGCCCAAGCAGGAGCACTTATTGGCCCTGAAAG tgatgaGGCTAACCAAACCTACTTTATTTACTAATATTCCAGTGACTTGTGAAGAAAGAGATTTGCCAG GTAATATATTTTATCAGCTCATGAAAGATGATCCTTCTACTGTAAAGGGAGCAGAAACTTTGATGCTGGGAGAAATGCTGACTTTGCCTCAAAATTTTGG aaatatatttctggGAGAGACATTTTCTAGTTACATTAGTGTACATAATGATAGTAATCAAGTTGTCAAGGACATACTGGTGAAG GCTGATCTTCAGACAAGTTCTCAGCGCTTGAACCTTTCAGCTTCTAGTGCTGCGGTGGCAGAACTTAAACCTGACTGTTGCATTGATGATGTGATCCATCACGAAGTAAAGGAGATAGGGACACACAT cCTGGTTTGTGCAGTAAGTTACACTACGCAGACAGGAGAGAAGATGTACTTCAGGAAGTTCTTCAAATTTCAG GTTCTTAAACCACTAGATGTGAAAACCAAATTCTACAATGCTGAG acagatGAAGTATTTCTGGAAGCTCAGATTCAGAATATCACTACCTCTCCCATGTTCATGGAGAAGGTTTCTTTAGAGCCATCTATGATGTACAATGTTGCAGAGCTGAACACGGTTGACACAGCTGGGGAAAG tgagTCTACTTTTGGCTCAAGGACCTATTTACAACCTATGGATACACGCCAATACTTATACTGCctaaaaccaaagcaagaaTTTGCAGAGAAAGCTGGAGTAATAAAAGGTGTAACAGTGATTGGTAAACTAGACATTGTTTGGAAGACTAACTTGGGTGAACGAGGAAGGCTGCAAACTAGCCAGCTCCAACGGATG GCTCCTGGTTATGGCGATGTAAGGCTTTCTTTGGAGACAATACCAGACACTGTAAATTTGGAAGAACCTTTCAACATTACATGTAAAATAACAAACTGCAG CAGTGAAAGAACTATGGATCTGGTTTTAGAAATGTGCAATACTAATTCCATCCACTGGTGTGGAGTTTCAGGAAGGCAACTTGGAAAGCTGCACCCAAGTTCATCCCTCCATCTTGCACTTACATTGTTGTCTTTAGTGCAGGGACTGCAA AGTGTCTCTGGCTTAAGACTTACAGACACATTTTTGAAGAGAACATATGAGTATGATGATATTGCACAAGTCTGTGTAGTTTCTTCAGAAGTcaaacaaagctga
- the TRAPPC13 gene encoding trafficking protein particle complex subunit 13 isoform X2: MDVNQPKQEHLLALKVMRLTKPTLFTNIPVTCEERDLPGNIFYQLMKDDPSTVKGAETLMLGEMLTLPQNFGNIFLGETFSSYISVHNDSNQVVKDILVKADLQTSSQRLNLSASSAAVAELKPDCCIDDVIHHEVKEIGTHILVCAVSYTTQTGEKMYFRKFFKFQVLKPLDVKTKFYNAESDLSSVTDEVFLEAQIQNITTSPMFMEKVSLEPSMMYNVAELNTVDTAGESESTFGSRTYLQPMDTRQYLYCLKPKQEFAEKAGVIKGVTVIGKLDIVWKTNLGERGRLQTSQLQRMAPGYGDVRLSLETIPDTVNLEEPFNITCKITNCSERTMDLVLEMCNTNSIHWCGVSGRQLGKLHPSSSLHLALTLLSLVQGLQSVSGLRLTDTFLKRTYEYDDIAQVCVVSSEVKQS; the protein is encoded by the exons ATGGACGTTAACCAGCCCAAGCAGGAGCACTTATTGGCCCTGAAAG tgatgaGGCTAACCAAACCTACTTTATTTACTAATATTCCAGTGACTTGTGAAGAAAGAGATTTGCCAG GTAATATATTTTATCAGCTCATGAAAGATGATCCTTCTACTGTAAAGGGAGCAGAAACTTTGATGCTGGGAGAAATGCTGACTTTGCCTCAAAATTTTGG aaatatatttctggGAGAGACATTTTCTAGTTACATTAGTGTACATAATGATAGTAATCAAGTTGTCAAGGACATACTGGTGAAG GCTGATCTTCAGACAAGTTCTCAGCGCTTGAACCTTTCAGCTTCTAGTGCTGCGGTGGCAGAACTTAAACCTGACTGTTGCATTGATGATGTGATCCATCACGAAGTAAAGGAGATAGGGACACACAT cCTGGTTTGTGCAGTAAGTTACACTACGCAGACAGGAGAGAAGATGTACTTCAGGAAGTTCTTCAAATTTCAG GTTCTTAAACCACTAGATGTGAAAACCAAATTCTACAATGCTGAG AGTGACCTCAGTTCTgtg acagatGAAGTATTTCTGGAAGCTCAGATTCAGAATATCACTACCTCTCCCATGTTCATGGAGAAGGTTTCTTTAGAGCCATCTATGATGTACAATGTTGCAGAGCTGAACACGGTTGACACAGCTGGGGAAAG tgagTCTACTTTTGGCTCAAGGACCTATTTACAACCTATGGATACACGCCAATACTTATACTGCctaaaaccaaagcaagaaTTTGCAGAGAAAGCTGGAGTAATAAAAGGTGTAACAGTGATTGGTAAACTAGACATTGTTTGGAAGACTAACTTGGGTGAACGAGGAAGGCTGCAAACTAGCCAGCTCCAACGGATG GCTCCTGGTTATGGCGATGTAAGGCTTTCTTTGGAGACAATACCAGACACTGTAAATTTGGAAGAACCTTTCAACATTACATGTAAAATAACAAACTGCAG TGAAAGAACTATGGATCTGGTTTTAGAAATGTGCAATACTAATTCCATCCACTGGTGTGGAGTTTCAGGAAGGCAACTTGGAAAGCTGCACCCAAGTTCATCCCTCCATCTTGCACTTACATTGTTGTCTTTAGTGCAGGGACTGCAA AGTGTCTCTGGCTTAAGACTTACAGACACATTTTTGAAGAGAACATATGAGTATGATGATATTGCACAAGTCTGTGTAGTTTCTTCAGAAGTcaaacaaagctga
- the TRAPPC13 gene encoding trafficking protein particle complex subunit 13 isoform X1, producing the protein MDVNQPKQEHLLALKVMRLTKPTLFTNIPVTCEERDLPGNIFYQLMKDDPSTVKGAETLMLGEMLTLPQNFGNIFLGETFSSYISVHNDSNQVVKDILVKADLQTSSQRLNLSASSAAVAELKPDCCIDDVIHHEVKEIGTHILVCAVSYTTQTGEKMYFRKFFKFQVLKPLDVKTKFYNAESDLSSVTDEVFLEAQIQNITTSPMFMEKVSLEPSMMYNVAELNTVDTAGESESTFGSRTYLQPMDTRQYLYCLKPKQEFAEKAGVIKGVTVIGKLDIVWKTNLGERGRLQTSQLQRMAPGYGDVRLSLETIPDTVNLEEPFNITCKITNCSSERTMDLVLEMCNTNSIHWCGVSGRQLGKLHPSSSLHLALTLLSLVQGLQSVSGLRLTDTFLKRTYEYDDIAQVCVVSSEVKQS; encoded by the exons ATGGACGTTAACCAGCCCAAGCAGGAGCACTTATTGGCCCTGAAAG tgatgaGGCTAACCAAACCTACTTTATTTACTAATATTCCAGTGACTTGTGAAGAAAGAGATTTGCCAG GTAATATATTTTATCAGCTCATGAAAGATGATCCTTCTACTGTAAAGGGAGCAGAAACTTTGATGCTGGGAGAAATGCTGACTTTGCCTCAAAATTTTGG aaatatatttctggGAGAGACATTTTCTAGTTACATTAGTGTACATAATGATAGTAATCAAGTTGTCAAGGACATACTGGTGAAG GCTGATCTTCAGACAAGTTCTCAGCGCTTGAACCTTTCAGCTTCTAGTGCTGCGGTGGCAGAACTTAAACCTGACTGTTGCATTGATGATGTGATCCATCACGAAGTAAAGGAGATAGGGACACACAT cCTGGTTTGTGCAGTAAGTTACACTACGCAGACAGGAGAGAAGATGTACTTCAGGAAGTTCTTCAAATTTCAG GTTCTTAAACCACTAGATGTGAAAACCAAATTCTACAATGCTGAG AGTGACCTCAGTTCTgtg acagatGAAGTATTTCTGGAAGCTCAGATTCAGAATATCACTACCTCTCCCATGTTCATGGAGAAGGTTTCTTTAGAGCCATCTATGATGTACAATGTTGCAGAGCTGAACACGGTTGACACAGCTGGGGAAAG tgagTCTACTTTTGGCTCAAGGACCTATTTACAACCTATGGATACACGCCAATACTTATACTGCctaaaaccaaagcaagaaTTTGCAGAGAAAGCTGGAGTAATAAAAGGTGTAACAGTGATTGGTAAACTAGACATTGTTTGGAAGACTAACTTGGGTGAACGAGGAAGGCTGCAAACTAGCCAGCTCCAACGGATG GCTCCTGGTTATGGCGATGTAAGGCTTTCTTTGGAGACAATACCAGACACTGTAAATTTGGAAGAACCTTTCAACATTACATGTAAAATAACAAACTGCAG CAGTGAAAGAACTATGGATCTGGTTTTAGAAATGTGCAATACTAATTCCATCCACTGGTGTGGAGTTTCAGGAAGGCAACTTGGAAAGCTGCACCCAAGTTCATCCCTCCATCTTGCACTTACATTGTTGTCTTTAGTGCAGGGACTGCAA AGTGTCTCTGGCTTAAGACTTACAGACACATTTTTGAAGAGAACATATGAGTATGATGATATTGCACAAGTCTGTGTAGTTTCTTCAGAAGTcaaacaaagctga
- the SHLD3 gene encoding shieldin complex subunit 3, producing the protein MTDSYCTNMDMVLHYRPHQRDLVKLQKLAEAAVKEFPIRQLPRFTPWFPNDLNRLPLKPKKRPPVVSCEEAEELKQLSTPSEYVTGSSGYDCTKYLLEFQSSMKHGQALVKEQTVRTSINLENQGELPAIGKQKLKRSWSVSLPSPKLKEEILPLSQELQTNLERLKLHAFYRAKWIIEQSNCNNQNLEEIWIKLNRLIKQNELPSCNATIQRSVGQIWIFCDILYCEYVRNILRNKLSLTDKMNLLVNKFGVIFSL; encoded by the coding sequence ATGACTGATTCCTACTGTACAAACATGGACATGGTCTTGCATTATCGACCACATCAGAGAGATCTAGTAAAACTGCAGAaactggcagaagcagcagtgaaggAGTTTCCCATTCGTCAGTTACCAAGATTTACACCCTGGTTTCCAAATGATTTAAACAGACTTCCCCTCAAACCGAAAAAGCGACCACCTGTTGTGTCTTGTGAGGAAGCAGAAGAATTGAAACAACTTTCTACACCTTCAGAATATGTTACAGGATCTTCTGGTTATGACTGCACAAAATACCTCCTTGAGTTTCAGTCTAGCATGAAACACGGGCAGGCTTTAGTCAAAGAGCAAACTGTTCGCACATCAATTAACTTGGAGAATCAAGGAGAACTACCAGctattggaaaacaaaaattgaaaagaTCTTGGAGTGTCTCTCTCCCTAGTCCTAAGCTTAAGGAAGAGATTCTTCCTTTATCTCAAGAACTGCAGACTAATTTGGAAAGGCTAAAACTGCATGCATTTTATAGAGCAAAGTGGATAATTGAACAGTCTAATTGTAATAATCAGAATTTGGAGGAAATCTGGATAAAATTGAATAGACTCATCAAGCAGAATGAATTGCCATCTTGCAATGCTACTATCCAAAGATCTGTGGGACAGATCTGGATTTTCTGTGATATATTATACTGTGAATATGTTAGAAATATTCTTAGGAATAAGCTGAGCCTTACTGATAAAATGAACTTGCTTGTAAATAAATTTGGAGTTATATTTAGTTTATAA